Proteins encoded together in one Streptomyces sp. NBC_01216 window:
- a CDS encoding FAD-dependent oxidoreductase, with translation MRERLVVIGGDAAGMSAASQARRLRTSGELEIVAFERGHFTSFSACGIPYWVGGDVASRDELIARRPEEHRARGIDLRTRTEVTEIDVAGSRVRTLDLESGARAWTGFDKLVIATGARPLRPALPGIDAVGVHGVQTLDDGQALLDSLARTTGRRAVVVGAGYIGVEMAEALLNRGYEVTVVNRGEEPMATLDPDMGRLVHRAMDGLGITTVGSSAVTGILTGEDGAVRAVATADAEYPADVVVLGMGVVPETAPARRAGLPLGSHGGLLTDLSMRVRGHRNIWAGGDCVEVLDLVSGRERHIALGTHANKQGQVIGANVGGGYATFPGVVGTAVSKVCDLEIARTGLREREADEVGLRYVTVTVESTSRAGYYPGAAPMTVKMLAERRTGRLLGVQIVGREGAAKRVDVAAVALTAGMTVERMTALDLGYAPPFSPVWDPVLVAARKAVAAVRAAG, from the coding sequence ATGAGAGAACGACTGGTGGTCATCGGGGGCGACGCGGCGGGCATGTCCGCCGCGTCGCAGGCGCGCAGGCTCAGGACGTCCGGCGAGCTGGAGATCGTGGCCTTCGAGCGCGGTCACTTCACGTCGTTCTCGGCGTGCGGGATTCCGTACTGGGTCGGGGGCGACGTCGCGAGCCGGGACGAACTGATCGCGCGCCGCCCGGAGGAGCACCGGGCACGGGGCATCGATCTGCGGACACGGACGGAGGTGACGGAGATCGACGTCGCCGGTTCCCGGGTCCGCACCCTGGACCTGGAGTCGGGCGCGCGGGCGTGGACCGGCTTCGACAAGCTGGTGATCGCGACCGGGGCCCGGCCGCTGCGGCCCGCGCTGCCGGGGATCGACGCCGTGGGCGTGCACGGGGTGCAGACCCTCGACGACGGACAGGCGTTGCTGGACTCCCTCGCGCGGACGACCGGCCGCCGCGCGGTGGTCGTCGGCGCCGGGTACATCGGTGTGGAGATGGCGGAGGCGCTGCTGAACCGCGGCTACGAGGTGACGGTGGTGAACCGGGGCGAGGAGCCGATGGCGACGCTCGACCCGGACATGGGCCGGCTGGTCCACCGGGCGATGGACGGACTGGGCATCACCACGGTCGGTTCCTCGGCCGTCACCGGCATCCTCACCGGCGAGGACGGCGCGGTCCGGGCGGTGGCGACGGCGGACGCCGAGTATCCGGCGGACGTGGTGGTGCTGGGCATGGGGGTGGTGCCGGAGACGGCGCCGGCCCGGCGGGCCGGGCTGCCGCTGGGGTCGCACGGCGGTCTGCTCACCGATCTCTCGATGCGGGTGCGGGGGCACCGGAACATCTGGGCGGGTGGTGACTGCGTCGAGGTCCTGGACCTGGTGTCGGGCCGTGAGCGGCACATCGCGCTGGGCACGCACGCCAACAAGCAGGGCCAGGTCATCGGCGCGAACGTCGGGGGCGGTTACGCCACTTTCCCGGGCGTGGTCGGCACGGCGGTGTCGAAGGTGTGCGACCTGGAGATCGCCCGGACGGGGCTGCGTGAGCGGGAGGCCGACGAGGTGGGGCTGCGGTACGTGACGGTGACGGTCGAGTCGACCAGCCGGGCGGGCTACTACCCGGGCGCGGCCCCGATGACGGTGAAGATGCTGGCCGAGCGGCGCACGGGCCGGCTGCTCGGGGTCCAGATCGTGGGCCGGGAGGGTGCGGCGAAGCGGGTGGACGTCGCGGCGGTGGCGCTGACGGCCGGGATGACGGTGGAGCGGATGACGGCCCTGGACCTGGGGTACGCGCCGCCGTTCTCGCCGGTGTGGGACCCCGTCCTGGTCGCGGCGCGCAAGGCGGTGGCCGCCGTGCGGGCGGCCGGCTGA